A window of the Vigna angularis cultivar LongXiaoDou No.4 chromosome 3, ASM1680809v1, whole genome shotgun sequence genome harbors these coding sequences:
- the LOC108322805 gene encoding glucan endo-1,3-beta-glucosidase 11 isoform X2 has protein sequence MDYHSTFPRFFIIFFFVTTVALPATTVVSIGINYGQIANNLPSPDDAVALVKCVGATKVKLYDADPRVLKAFANTGVEVMVGLGNEYLSRMKDPTKAQAWIKTNLQPYLPATKITSIFVGNEVLTFNDSSLTSNLLPAMQSVHTALVNLALDKQITVTTTHSLAVLQTSYPPSAGAFRPDLAPCLAPILSFQVKTGSPFLINAYPYFAYKANPKQVPLDFVLFQPNQGMVDPSSNLHYDNMLFAQIDAVYSALDSLGYGKLPVHISETGWPSKGDEDEAGANLENAKKYNGNLIKMAMSNSKKGTPSRPNSDLNIYVFALFNENMKPGPTSERNYGLFKPDGTPAYPLGFSLASAPNDAVNNSSGTGTPPRPPTSSTGYLSISSASSLNGERERVVAMGRRAKAE, from the exons ATGGACTACCATTCCACATTCCCtcgcttcttcatcatcttcttcttcgttACCA CCGTAGCACTTCCTGCAACCACCGTCGTGTCCATTGGGATAAACTACGGTCAAATCGCCAACAATCTTCCCTCACCGGACGACGCAGTGGCGTTGGTGAAATGCGTCGGAGCAACCAAGGTGAAGCTCTACGACGCAGATCCGAGGGTTCTGAAAGCGTTCGCCAACACCGGAGTGGAAGTAATGGTGGGTCTGGGCAACGAGTACTTGTCCAGAATGAAAGATCCAACGAAAGCTCAGGCATGGATCAAAACCAACCTACAACCCTACCTTCCAGCCACTAAAATCACCTCAATCTTCGTCGGGAACGAGGTTCTCACCTTCAACGACTCTTCCCTGACCTCGAACCTCCTCCCAGCCATGCAGAGCGTGCACACAGCGCTCGTCAACCTCGCCCTCGACAAACAAATAACCGTCACCACCACGCACTCCCTGGCCGTGCTCCAAACCTCGTATCCTCCTTCGGCCGGAGCATTCCGTCCGGACCTGGCTCCGTGCCTGGCTCCCATCCTGAGCTTCCAAGTGAAAACCGGATCTCCCTTCCTCATCAACGCCTACCCTTACTTCGCCTACAAGGCCAACCCCAAACAGGTTCCCTTGGACTTCGTTCTCTTCCAACCCAACCAGGGGATGGTGGACCCCTCCAGTAACCTCCACTACGATAACATGCTATTCGCGCAGATCGACGCAGTGTATTCCGCGTTGGACTCTTTGGGCTACGGGAAGTTGCCGGTTCACATTTCGGAAACCGGCTGGCCTTCGAAGGGGGATGAAGACGAAGCCGGTGCGAACCTCGAGAACGCAAAGAAGTATAATGGGAATCTCATTAAGATGGCTATGAGTAACAGCAAGAAGGGCACACCGTCCAGGCCCAACTCCGATTTGAACATTTACGTTTTCGCTCTGTTTAATGAGAACATGAAGCCCGGCCCAACTTCCGAGCGCAACTATGGGCTTTTTAAGCCCGATGGGACCCCCGCGTACCCCCTCGGCTTCTCTCTGGCTTCTGCTCCAAACGACGCCGTCAATAACAGTTCCGGTACTGGCACGCCGCCGCGGCCACCCACCTCCTCCACCGGATATTTGTCCATTTCCTCTGCTTCCTCTCTG aatggagagagagaaagggtgGTGGCGATGGGGAGAAGAGCAAAGGCAGAGTGA
- the LOC108322805 gene encoding glucan endo-1,3-beta-glucosidase 11 isoform X1, protein MDYHSTFPRFFIIFFFVTTVALPATTVVSIGINYGQIANNLPSPDDAVALVKCVGATKVKLYDADPRVLKAFANTGVEVMVGLGNEYLSRMKDPTKAQAWIKTNLQPYLPATKITSIFVGNEVLTFNDSSLTSNLLPAMQSVHTALVNLALDKQITVTTTHSLAVLQTSYPPSAGAFRPDLAPCLAPILSFQVKTGSPFLINAYPYFAYKANPKQVPLDFVLFQPNQGMVDPSSNLHYDNMLFAQIDAVYSALDSLGYGKLPVHISETGWPSKGDEDEAGANLENAKKYNGNLIKMAMSNSKKGTPSRPNSDLNIYVFALFNENMKPGPTSERNYGLFKPDGTPAYPLGFSLASAPNDAVNNSSGTGTPPRPPTSSTGYLSISSASSLERCCSVSFWFLVTVLILKF, encoded by the exons ATGGACTACCATTCCACATTCCCtcgcttcttcatcatcttcttcttcgttACCA CCGTAGCACTTCCTGCAACCACCGTCGTGTCCATTGGGATAAACTACGGTCAAATCGCCAACAATCTTCCCTCACCGGACGACGCAGTGGCGTTGGTGAAATGCGTCGGAGCAACCAAGGTGAAGCTCTACGACGCAGATCCGAGGGTTCTGAAAGCGTTCGCCAACACCGGAGTGGAAGTAATGGTGGGTCTGGGCAACGAGTACTTGTCCAGAATGAAAGATCCAACGAAAGCTCAGGCATGGATCAAAACCAACCTACAACCCTACCTTCCAGCCACTAAAATCACCTCAATCTTCGTCGGGAACGAGGTTCTCACCTTCAACGACTCTTCCCTGACCTCGAACCTCCTCCCAGCCATGCAGAGCGTGCACACAGCGCTCGTCAACCTCGCCCTCGACAAACAAATAACCGTCACCACCACGCACTCCCTGGCCGTGCTCCAAACCTCGTATCCTCCTTCGGCCGGAGCATTCCGTCCGGACCTGGCTCCGTGCCTGGCTCCCATCCTGAGCTTCCAAGTGAAAACCGGATCTCCCTTCCTCATCAACGCCTACCCTTACTTCGCCTACAAGGCCAACCCCAAACAGGTTCCCTTGGACTTCGTTCTCTTCCAACCCAACCAGGGGATGGTGGACCCCTCCAGTAACCTCCACTACGATAACATGCTATTCGCGCAGATCGACGCAGTGTATTCCGCGTTGGACTCTTTGGGCTACGGGAAGTTGCCGGTTCACATTTCGGAAACCGGCTGGCCTTCGAAGGGGGATGAAGACGAAGCCGGTGCGAACCTCGAGAACGCAAAGAAGTATAATGGGAATCTCATTAAGATGGCTATGAGTAACAGCAAGAAGGGCACACCGTCCAGGCCCAACTCCGATTTGAACATTTACGTTTTCGCTCTGTTTAATGAGAACATGAAGCCCGGCCCAACTTCCGAGCGCAACTATGGGCTTTTTAAGCCCGATGGGACCCCCGCGTACCCCCTCGGCTTCTCTCTGGCTTCTGCTCCAAACGACGCCGTCAATAACAGTTCCGGTACTGGCACGCCGCCGCGGCCACCCACCTCCTCCACCGGATATTTGTCCATTTCCTCTGCTTCCTCTCTG GAGAGATGTTGTTCAGTTTCGTTTTGGTTTTTGGTGACGGTGCTGATTTTGAAGTTTTGA
- the LOC108322804 gene encoding granule-bound starch synthase 1, chloroplastic/amyloplastic isoform X1: MLTMCCSCISMATMSMASYASNRTAWSVEAKVKSSVSVPVSLKYDGLRSLDKVHVLSTHATKTRSSLSAKSGKSGRERVLGKIECGMNLIFVGAEVAPWSKTGGLGDVLGGLPPALAGHGHRVMTVSPRYDQYKDAWDTSVTVEVKVADRIETVRFFHCYKRGVDRVFVDHPCFLAKVWGKTGSKLYGPRAGEDYEDNQLRFSLLCQAALEAPRVLNLNSNKYFSGPYGEDVIFIANDWHTALLPCYLKSMYQNRGIYRNAKVAFCIHNIAYQGRHAFEDFPLLNLPNEYRSAFDFTDGHLKPVKGRKLNWMKAAIIESDLVLTVSPYYAQELVSGEDRGVELDNIIRKRGISGIVNGMDIREWSPKTDKFMDIHFDTTTVMEAKCLLKEALQAEVGLPVDRDIPLIGFIGRLEEQKGSDILVEAIPKFIDQDVQIIILGTGKKSMEKQIEELEEIYPDKARGIAKFNGPLAHKIIAGSDFIIIPSRFEPCGLVQLHSMPYGTVPIVSSTGGLVDTVKEGFTGFHMGAFHVDCEAVDPDDVEKLASTVKRALETFGTPVMQKIIKNCMAQDFSWKGPAKQWEKVLLSLDVAGSEAGIEGDEIAPLAKENVATP, from the exons ATGCTAACGATGTGTTGTTCAT GCATTAGCATGGCAACAATGTCGATGGCATCCTACGCGTCAAACCGCACAGCTTGGAGTGTGGAGGCGAAAGTGAAATCATCGGTTTCGGTTCCGGTGAGCCTGAAATACGATGGATTGAGATCTCTGGACAAGGTGCACGTGTTAAGCACGCATGCGACCAAAACGAGAAGCTCTTTGTCTGCTAAGAGTGGGAAAAGTGGACGTGAGAGGGTTTTGGGGAAGATCGAATGCGGGATGAACCTGATCTTCGTGGGAGCTGAGGTGGCACCTTGGAGTAAAACAGGGGGACTTGGTGATGTTCTCGGAGGACTTCCACCAGCTTTGGCC GGGCATGGACACCGTGTTATGACAGTGTCACCGCGCTACGACCAATACAAGGATGCATGGGACACTAGTGTGACGGTGGAG GTCAAAGTTGCAGATAGAATAGAGACTGTTCGTTTCTTTCACTGCTACAAGCGAGGTGTTGATCGTGTTTTTGTGGACCACCCATGCTTCCTTGCGAAG gtGTGGGGCAAGACCGGTTCAAAACTCTACGGCCCTAGAGCTGGAGAGGATTATGAAGATAACCAACTTCGATTCAGCTTGTTATGCCAG GCTGCACTTGAGGCACCAAGGGTTTTGAACTTAAACAGCAACAAGTACTTCTCGGGACCATATG GTGAAGATGTGATCTTTATTGCCAATGATTGGCACACTGCTCTTCTTCCATGCTACTTGAAATCAATGTACCAGAACAGGGGGATTTATAGAAACGCAAAG GTTGCATTTTGTATTCATAACATAGCATACCAGGGTAGGCATGCCTTTGAAGACTTCCCTCTTCTCAATTTACCTAATGAATACAGGAGCGCTTTTGACTTTACTGATGG GCATCTTAAGCCTGTGAAGGGAAGGAAACTTAACTGGATGAAGGCTGCAATAATAGAATCGGACCTAGTGCTCACTGTAAGTCCATATTATGCCCAGGAACTTGTTTCCGGAGAGGATAGAGGTGTAGAATTGGACAACATAATTCGCAAAAGGGGCATCTCTGGTATCGTGAATGGCATGGATATTCGGGAATGGAGTCCAAAAACTGATAAATTCATGGATATACACTTCGATACAACAACT GTCATGGAAGCAAAATGCCTGCTGAAAGAGGCCCTTCAGGCAGAGGTTGGCTTACCTGTAGACAGGGATATCCCTCTGATAGGCTTTATTGGTAGGCTTGAAGAGCAGAAAGGTTCAGATATTCTTGTGGAAGCTATCCCAAAGTTCATTGACCAGGATGTTCAGATCATAATTCTT GGAACTGGCAAAAAGAGCATGGAGAAGCAAATTGAGGAACTAGAGGAAATTTATCCGGACAAGGCCAGAGGGATAGCAAAATTCAACGGTCCCTTGGCTCACAAGATTATTGCTGGATCTGACTTCATAATAATCCCAAGTAGATTTGAACCCTGTGGTCTAGTTCAGTTGCATTCTATGCCATATGGAACG GTGCCAATAGTTTCTTCCACAGGTGGACTCGTAGACACCGTTAAAGAAGGCTTTACTGGATTCCACATGGGTGCATTCCACGTAGAC TGTGAGGCAGTTGATCCTGATGATGTGGAAAAGTTAGCATCTACCGTAAAGAGAGCCCTTGAAACCTTTGGTACCCCAGTCATGCAAAAGATTATCAAGAACTGCATGGCCCAAGACTTTTCATGGAAG GGACCAGCCAAACAATGGGAAAAAGTGTTGTTGAGCCTAGACGTTGCTGGCAGTGAAGCTGGAATTGAAGGTGATGAGATTGCTCCTCTTGCAAAGGAAAACGTGGCCACTCCTTGA
- the LOC108322804 gene encoding granule-bound starch synthase 1, chloroplastic/amyloplastic isoform X2, with the protein MATMSMASYASNRTAWSVEAKVKSSVSVPVSLKYDGLRSLDKVHVLSTHATKTRSSLSAKSGKSGRERVLGKIECGMNLIFVGAEVAPWSKTGGLGDVLGGLPPALAGHGHRVMTVSPRYDQYKDAWDTSVTVEVKVADRIETVRFFHCYKRGVDRVFVDHPCFLAKVWGKTGSKLYGPRAGEDYEDNQLRFSLLCQAALEAPRVLNLNSNKYFSGPYGEDVIFIANDWHTALLPCYLKSMYQNRGIYRNAKVAFCIHNIAYQGRHAFEDFPLLNLPNEYRSAFDFTDGHLKPVKGRKLNWMKAAIIESDLVLTVSPYYAQELVSGEDRGVELDNIIRKRGISGIVNGMDIREWSPKTDKFMDIHFDTTTVMEAKCLLKEALQAEVGLPVDRDIPLIGFIGRLEEQKGSDILVEAIPKFIDQDVQIIILGTGKKSMEKQIEELEEIYPDKARGIAKFNGPLAHKIIAGSDFIIIPSRFEPCGLVQLHSMPYGTVPIVSSTGGLVDTVKEGFTGFHMGAFHVDCEAVDPDDVEKLASTVKRALETFGTPVMQKIIKNCMAQDFSWKGPAKQWEKVLLSLDVAGSEAGIEGDEIAPLAKENVATP; encoded by the exons ATGGCAACAATGTCGATGGCATCCTACGCGTCAAACCGCACAGCTTGGAGTGTGGAGGCGAAAGTGAAATCATCGGTTTCGGTTCCGGTGAGCCTGAAATACGATGGATTGAGATCTCTGGACAAGGTGCACGTGTTAAGCACGCATGCGACCAAAACGAGAAGCTCTTTGTCTGCTAAGAGTGGGAAAAGTGGACGTGAGAGGGTTTTGGGGAAGATCGAATGCGGGATGAACCTGATCTTCGTGGGAGCTGAGGTGGCACCTTGGAGTAAAACAGGGGGACTTGGTGATGTTCTCGGAGGACTTCCACCAGCTTTGGCC GGGCATGGACACCGTGTTATGACAGTGTCACCGCGCTACGACCAATACAAGGATGCATGGGACACTAGTGTGACGGTGGAG GTCAAAGTTGCAGATAGAATAGAGACTGTTCGTTTCTTTCACTGCTACAAGCGAGGTGTTGATCGTGTTTTTGTGGACCACCCATGCTTCCTTGCGAAG gtGTGGGGCAAGACCGGTTCAAAACTCTACGGCCCTAGAGCTGGAGAGGATTATGAAGATAACCAACTTCGATTCAGCTTGTTATGCCAG GCTGCACTTGAGGCACCAAGGGTTTTGAACTTAAACAGCAACAAGTACTTCTCGGGACCATATG GTGAAGATGTGATCTTTATTGCCAATGATTGGCACACTGCTCTTCTTCCATGCTACTTGAAATCAATGTACCAGAACAGGGGGATTTATAGAAACGCAAAG GTTGCATTTTGTATTCATAACATAGCATACCAGGGTAGGCATGCCTTTGAAGACTTCCCTCTTCTCAATTTACCTAATGAATACAGGAGCGCTTTTGACTTTACTGATGG GCATCTTAAGCCTGTGAAGGGAAGGAAACTTAACTGGATGAAGGCTGCAATAATAGAATCGGACCTAGTGCTCACTGTAAGTCCATATTATGCCCAGGAACTTGTTTCCGGAGAGGATAGAGGTGTAGAATTGGACAACATAATTCGCAAAAGGGGCATCTCTGGTATCGTGAATGGCATGGATATTCGGGAATGGAGTCCAAAAACTGATAAATTCATGGATATACACTTCGATACAACAACT GTCATGGAAGCAAAATGCCTGCTGAAAGAGGCCCTTCAGGCAGAGGTTGGCTTACCTGTAGACAGGGATATCCCTCTGATAGGCTTTATTGGTAGGCTTGAAGAGCAGAAAGGTTCAGATATTCTTGTGGAAGCTATCCCAAAGTTCATTGACCAGGATGTTCAGATCATAATTCTT GGAACTGGCAAAAAGAGCATGGAGAAGCAAATTGAGGAACTAGAGGAAATTTATCCGGACAAGGCCAGAGGGATAGCAAAATTCAACGGTCCCTTGGCTCACAAGATTATTGCTGGATCTGACTTCATAATAATCCCAAGTAGATTTGAACCCTGTGGTCTAGTTCAGTTGCATTCTATGCCATATGGAACG GTGCCAATAGTTTCTTCCACAGGTGGACTCGTAGACACCGTTAAAGAAGGCTTTACTGGATTCCACATGGGTGCATTCCACGTAGAC TGTGAGGCAGTTGATCCTGATGATGTGGAAAAGTTAGCATCTACCGTAAAGAGAGCCCTTGAAACCTTTGGTACCCCAGTCATGCAAAAGATTATCAAGAACTGCATGGCCCAAGACTTTTCATGGAAG GGACCAGCCAAACAATGGGAAAAAGTGTTGTTGAGCCTAGACGTTGCTGGCAGTGAAGCTGGAATTGAAGGTGATGAGATTGCTCCTCTTGCAAAGGAAAACGTGGCCACTCCTTGA
- the LOC108322802 gene encoding ubiquitin carboxyl-terminal hydrolase 9: MTIADDSVFPMDNVASCIQLSPEEENQIVSDLIKESELYLKEGNLYYVVSNSWFSRWQSYVGPCVGMLSIDKQSSDGQHANMTHTKIANRPGPIDNSDIISKGNNFDSNSLDVTRMLEEGTDYVLVPEKVWERLLEWYEGGPALPRKLISQGIGRKQYSVEVYPLSLKVTDARDNSLLIVKLSKKATIGELHELVCKIKQVEQKKACIWDYFNSRKHSLLTASEQTLEEANLLMDHDILLEVLPDGDHSSHSGMDSMGNELALVPLEPSRSSVSIAGGPTMSNGHSTGSSFSLYQGTSVSSSLTNTDDKHDIYKGERGGLAGLQNLGNTCFMNSAIQCLVHTPPLVEYFLQDYSDEINMENPLGMHGELALAFGDLLRKLWSSGRTVIPPRLFKSKLARFAPQFSGYNQHDSQELLAFLLDGLHEDLNRVKQKPYIEMKDSDGRPDEEVASECWKNHMARNDSLIVDVCQGQYKSTLVCPVCEKISITFDPFMYLSLPLPSTVSRTMVVTVFYCDGSGLPMPYTVTVLKHGSCRDLCQALGTSCCLKSDEMLLLAEVYDHRIYRYLDPAESLNSIKDDEHIVAYRIKSGASETKLEVIHRRADNMKGGEKKSFGTPLVTYLAEDPQFGANIEASVRQLLAPLRRAHSSTKSHDGKENGFVSAGSDEQPIISNTHSESQSVTIGSKEQAGTSCGESSFQLVLTTESSEPIGKASFIKPTKLIRVCLDWTERENELYDSNYLKDLPEVHKTGFASKKTRQEAISLFSCLEAFLTEEPLGPDDMWYCPRCKEHRQATKKLDLWKLPEILVFHLKRFSYSRYLKNKLDTFVNFPIHNLDLTKYVKSKDGQSYVYDLYAISNHYGGLGGGHYTAYCKLIEDNKWCHFDDSHVTTATEAEIKSSAAYVLFYQRVRTKGQLDGETSQVHTV; the protein is encoded by the exons ATGACAATCGCCGATGATTCAGTTTTTCCCATGGATAATGTGGCGAGTTGCATACAGCTTTCTCCGGAAGAGGAAAACCAGATTGTATCAGATTTGATCAAGGAATCAGAACTTTATTTGAAAGAAGGCAACTTATATTACGTCGTTTCTAACAG CTGGTTTTCAAGGTGGCAGAGTTATGTTGGGCCTTGTGTTGGTATGCTATCAATTGACAAACAATCTTCTGATGGCCAGCATGCCAACATGACACACACAAAGATTGCGAACAGACCTGGGCCTATTGATAATTCTGATATCATTTCCAAGGGAAACAACTTTGACAGCAACAGTTTAGATGTTACTCGAATGTTGGAAGAGGGTACAGACTATGTTTTAGTCCCCGAAAAAGTGTGGGAAAGGCTGTTGGAATG GTATGAAGGTGGACCAGCATTACCGAGGAAGTTAATTTCTCAGGGTATTGGACGTAAGCAATACAGTGTTGAGGTTTACCCACTTAGTCTAAAGGTTACTGATGCGAGAGACAACAGCTTGCTGATTGTAAAATTAAGCAAAAAG GCTACCATAGGTGAACTTCATGAGTTGGTGTGCAAAATCAAACAAGTAGAACAAAAGAAG GCCTGTATCTGGGATTACTTCAATTCGAGAAAACATTCACTGCTGACAGCCTCAGAGCAGACATTGGAGGAGGCTAACTTGTTGATGGACCATGAT ATTCTTCTAGAAGTATTACCTGATGGAGATCATTCTTCTCATTCTGGCATGGATTCAATGGGAAATGAACTAGCTTTGGTACCATTAGAACCTTCTAGGTCATCTGTGTCAATTGCCGGGGGACCCACCATGTCAAATGGTCACTCAACTGGATCTAGTTTTAGTTTGTATCAGGGAACTTCTGTTAGTTCGTCATTGACCAATACGGATGATAAACATGATATCTATAAAGGTGAAAGGGGTGGTTTGGCAGGACTGCAGAACTTGGGCAACACCTGCTTCATGAATAGTGCTATACAATGTTTAGTCCACACTCCACCGCTTGTTGAATATTTCTTACAGGATTACAGTGATGAAATCAACATGGAAAATCCATTAGGAATGCAT GGTGAGTTAGCACTTGCGTTTGGTGACTTGTTGAGAAAACTTTGGTCTTCAGGGCGAACTGTCATTCCACCCCGTCTATTCAAGAGCAAATTGGCCCGATTTGCTCCACAATTCAGTGGTTACAACCAGCATGATTCTCAG GAATTGCTTGCCTTTTTATTGGATGGTCTGCATGAAGATTTGAATCGTGTGAAACAAAAGCCTTACATTGAAATGAAGGATTCTGACGGTAGGCCAGATGAGGAGGTTGCTTCTGAGTGTTGGAAAAATCATATGGCTCGGAATGATTCATTGATTGTTGATGTATGCCAG GGTCAATACAAGTCAACGTTGGTTTGTCCAGTATGTGAAAAAATTTCAATCACTTTCGATCCATTCATGTACTTATCATTGCCACTACCTTCCACTGTCAGTCGCACAATGGTAGTAACTGTCTTCTATTGTGATGGGAGTGGTCTTCCAATGCCATACACCGTGACAGTTCTGAAGCATGGTTCCTGTAGAGATCTTTGCCAAGCATTAGGCACTTCATGTTGCTTGAAGAGTGATGAAATGCTTTTGCTTGCAGAA GTTTATGATCATAGGATTTATCGATATCTAGATCCGGCGGAATCATTGAATTCAATAAAGGATGATGAACACATCGTGGCGTATCGAATTAAAAGTGGAGCTAGCGAAACAAAACTTGAAGTAATACACCGACGGGCAGATAA TATGAAGGGTGGAGAAAAGAAGTCCTTCGGAACCCCATTGGTTACTTATTTGGCAGAAGATCCTCAATTTGGAGCCAACATTGAGGCTTCTGTACGTCAATTGTTGGCACCTTTAAGAAGAGCACATTCTTCAACCAAGTCTCATGATGGTAAGGAAAATGGTTTCGTCTCAGCTGGCAGTGATGAGCAACCAATCATCTCCAATACTCACAGCGAATCACAGAGTGTAACAATTGGAAGCAAAGAACAAGCGGGAACATCATGCGGGGAGTCATCTTTCCAACTTGTTTTAACTACCGAAAGTTCTGAACCCATTGGGAAGGCTTCTTTTATAAAGCCCACCAAACTTATAAGAGTTTGTCTTGATTGGACTGAGAGagaaaatgaattgtatgattctAACTATCTGAAGGATCTCCCGGAAGTTCACAAAACTGGATTCGCTTCGAAGAAAACCAGGCAAGAAgctatttctttgttttcttgcTTGGAGGCATTCTTGACGGAAGAACCTCTGGGACCAGATGACATGTG GTACTGCCCTAGATGCAAGGAACACAGGCAAGCTACAAAGAAGCTTGACTTGTGGAAGTTGCCCGAGATTCTTGTCTTTCACTTAAAACGATTTTCATACAGTAGATACCTGAAAAACAAACTTGACACTTTCGTGAATTTTCCCATTCACAATCTTGATTTAACCaagtatgtgaaaagcaaaGATGGACAGTCGTATGTGTATGACCTTTATGCAATCAGCAACCATTACGGTGGTCTAGGTGGTGGGCATTACACTGCTTATTGCAAG TTGATCGAAGACAATAAATGGTGTCATTTCGATGATAGTCATGTCACTACTGCTACTGAAGCCGAAATTAAATCCTCTGCTGCATACGTGTTGTTCTATCAAAGAGTTAGAACTAAAGGCCAGTTGGATGGAGAGACATCTCAGGTTCATACAGTGTAG